Within the Emticicia oligotrophica DSM 17448 genome, the region CCATCAGTACTGATGATGATAAAAGGATTGATTTCAAGGTCTAAGACTGCCGATTTGGGGTCAACATGAGAAATTTTCTTAGGATTTTTCTCTTTTGCAAATGTATTGATGCCAATCATTAAACCGACTCCTGTAAGCGAAGACGATTTTAGAAATGAGCGGCGTGAGGTATTAATATGTTCCATAGTTTTGAATTAAAGGCTTAAAGGTTATTTTTTCAAACTTTCAGCTGCTCGGTGAATTCCTTTACGAATACGGTCATAAGTACCACAACGGCACAAATTTCCACTCATGTAGTTATCAATATCGGCATCAGTTGGATTTGGGTTTGACTTTAATAAAGCTACTGCCGACATAATTTGACCAGATTGACAATAGCCACATTGTGGAACTTGCTCATCAATCCATGCTTGCTGTACTGCGTGTAGTTGTGTTTCACCAATACCTTCGATAGTTGTAATCTTTGCATTCTTTGGAAGAGAAGAAACTGGAATCTGACACGAGCGTGTTGCTTCTCCGTTTACATGTACTGTACATGCACCGCACTGAGCCATTCCGCAGCCAAACTTCGTACCTTTAAGACCTACAAAGTCACGTACAACCCAAAGTAGGGGCATATCTGGCTCTACATCTACTTTTGTTTTTTTTCCGTTTACGGTAAGATTAAATATTGCCATTGTTTTAATTGGTTACTGGTTGATTGGTTATTAGTATATTGGTTATTAGGGATTAGTTTTTACTGGAAATGACAAATTTCAAATAAAATTAACTGCAGATATCGTTCCGCAGTAATCCAATAACAAATAACAATTAACTAATTTCTAAATTTATAACGTAAAATTTCCTAAAAAGTTAGACTTTTGCAAAGAATTTTACCTTTATCTCAAGCTATGTTTATTGATTTAAGAAGCGATACAGTTACAAAACCCTCGAAAGAAATGAAAGAGGCCATGTTTATGGCCGAAGTTGGTGATGATGTCTTTGGCGATGACCCGACAGTGCTTGCTTTAGAAGCGAAAGCTGCTCAAATGTTTGGTATGGAAGCTGCCTTATTTTGTCCGTCAGGAACAATGACCAATCAGTTAGCTATCAGAGCACATACTTGGCCTGGAAGTGAAGTAATTTGTGATAAATATTCTCACATTTATTTA harbors:
- a CDS encoding (2Fe-2S)-binding protein, encoding MAIFNLTVNGKKTKVDVEPDMPLLWVVRDFVGLKGTKFGCGMAQCGACTVHVNGEATRSCQIPVSSLPKNAKITTIEGIGETQLHAVQQAWIDEQVPQCGYCQSGQIMSAVALLKSNPNPTDADIDNYMSGNLCRCGTYDRIRKGIHRAAESLKK